The Deinococcus radiopugnans ATCC 19172 genome window below encodes:
- a CDS encoding aminopeptidase: MRPARVAVMLAGVAALAALSACSDVRYLAQAAGGQLDLLRRARPIADVLADPATGAQVRRKLELVGRVRAFATGELGLPDHGSFLEYVDVGRPAVVWNVFSAPPDSVHLRTSCFPIAGCVTYRGYFHEADARAYADTRRAAGDDVSVGGVSAYSTLGYLKDPVLSTMLNSGDAGLIRTVIHELAHPALYVKDDTIFNESFATAIEEAGMRRWLKKYGTPELAQADRLAQERAAGFEKLLLQTRGELEALYARNLPAAEVQIRKAQVIQTLNDRYAALKASWGGYAGYDGWFARGANNASLGAVAAYATLVPDFLALLERHGGDLPTFIKAAAECAGRPSAERQSCLKGR; the protein is encoded by the coding sequence ATGCGCCCCGCTAGAGTCGCCGTGATGCTGGCCGGGGTCGCGGCGCTGGCCGCACTCTCGGCCTGTTCGGACGTGCGCTATCTGGCGCAGGCGGCGGGCGGGCAGCTGGACTTGCTTCGGCGGGCGCGGCCCATCGCGGACGTGCTGGCCGATCCCGCCACCGGCGCGCAGGTGCGCCGCAAGCTGGAGCTGGTGGGCCGGGTGCGCGCCTTCGCTACCGGCGAACTGGGCCTGCCCGATCACGGCTCCTTCCTGGAATACGTGGATGTGGGCCGCCCCGCCGTGGTCTGGAACGTGTTTTCCGCGCCGCCCGACAGCGTCCACCTGCGAACCTCCTGCTTTCCCATCGCGGGCTGTGTGACGTACCGGGGCTACTTCCACGAGGCCGATGCGCGGGCCTACGCCGACACGCGCCGCGCGGCCGGGGACGACGTGAGCGTGGGCGGCGTCAGCGCCTACAGCACGCTGGGCTACCTGAAAGACCCGGTGCTGTCCACCATGCTGAACTCAGGGGATGCAGGGTTGATCCGCACCGTGATTCACGAACTGGCGCACCCGGCGCTGTACGTCAAGGACGACACCATCTTCAACGAGTCCTTCGCCACGGCCATCGAGGAGGCGGGCATGCGGCGCTGGCTCAAAAAATACGGCACGCCCGAATTGGCCCAGGCGGATCGGCTGGCCCAGGAACGGGCGGCAGGCTTCGAGAAACTGCTGCTCCAGACGCGCGGGGAGCTGGAAGCGCTGTATGCCCGCAACCTGCCGGCCGCCGAGGTTCAGATCCGCAAGGCGCAGGTCATCCAGACCCTGAATGACCGCTACGCCGCCCTCAAGGCGAGCTGGGGCGGCTACGCGGGTTACGACGGCTGGTTTGCGCGCGGGGCCAACAACGCCTCGCTGGGTGCGGTGGCCGCCTACGCGACGCTGGTGCCGGATTTCCTGGCCCTGCTGGAGCGCCACGGGGGGGATCTTCCCACCTTCATCAAGGCGGCAGCCGAATGCGCGGGGCGGCCCAGTGCCGAGCGGCAGTCTTGCCTGAAGGGCAGGTAG